The proteins below are encoded in one region of Reichenbachiella sp. 5M10:
- a CDS encoding NAD(P)/FAD-dependent oxidoreductase, whose protein sequence is MHTPQHYDAIIIGGSYSGLSAAMALGRSLKTVLLIDSGEPCNRQTPHSHNFLTQDGSTPAHISQLSKQQVLNYPTITWLDDRAIRGQHEDQVFRIRTASGHDYTSSKLLLAMGVKDQMLPIPGFADCWGISIIHCPFCHGYEVKNQPTGILANGDRAAFMAQLLANWTTDLRILTNGPSTLTIEQHATLAQAGIAVIEEHISAFEHRDGQLHSVQYQNGDNLPLPVLYAHAPNALPTDLAVQLSCTLTDEGLILVDSMQQTNIPGLYASGDCTTPLRSVANAVASGQMAGVAILKSFQFPE, encoded by the coding sequence ATGCATACACCCCAGCACTACGACGCAATCATCATAGGTGGCAGCTACTCTGGTCTATCAGCAGCGATGGCTCTCGGTCGCTCCCTCAAAACCGTACTACTCATCGACAGTGGAGAGCCCTGCAATCGGCAAACCCCACATTCTCACAACTTCCTCACTCAAGATGGAAGCACTCCTGCGCACATCTCCCAGTTGTCCAAACAACAGGTCCTCAACTATCCTACCATCACATGGCTGGATGATCGAGCGATTCGAGGGCAGCACGAAGACCAGGTGTTTAGGATCCGTACAGCCAGTGGACACGACTATACCAGCAGCAAACTCCTCCTCGCCATGGGGGTCAAGGATCAAATGCTCCCAATCCCTGGGTTTGCCGATTGCTGGGGGATTTCAATCATCCATTGCCCGTTTTGTCACGGCTATGAAGTCAAAAACCAGCCCACCGGCATACTGGCCAATGGAGACAGGGCGGCATTTATGGCACAGCTCCTGGCCAACTGGACCACTGACTTGCGCATCCTCACCAACGGTCCCTCCACGCTCACCATCGAGCAACATGCTACACTTGCCCAAGCAGGCATAGCAGTCATCGAAGAGCACATTTCAGCATTTGAGCATCGCGACGGCCAATTGCATAGCGTCCAATATCAAAACGGGGACAACTTGCCTCTCCCTGTACTCTACGCCCATGCTCCCAATGCCCTCCCTACGGATCTGGCAGTACAACTGAGCTGTACATTGACAGACGAAGGATTGATCCTCGTAGATTCCATGCAGCAGACCAATATTCCGGGACTCTATGCTTCGGGTGATTGTACGACTCCACTCAGAAGTGTCGCCAATGCCGTAGCAAGTGGCCAAATGGCCGGAGTGGCTATACTCAAGAGTTTTCAGTTTCCTGAATAA
- a CDS encoding glycerophosphodiester phosphodiesterase family protein, whose translation MMLFLALMWLYEPWFYQRYIVSDDINDIKKRNFTIVGHKGASGVAPENTLAAFQKAMDMGADMVEIDVHYTLDGEVVVFHDEDVDRTTNGTGKIHKMTLEEVKKLDAGSWFGDHEQYRGERIPTLQETLDLIHGKMECVIDIKSKGHEYYDGFAKRVVEIIEEKGAKDWAVVQAYDEAYLEEAYEADSTIQLKKIMMGEDETHLLAFYINAKTFTDHRNKHEFFGTLNPHFTTLSQRRLFRFKARGYKVFTYVVNEREDMIKMLNMGVDGIITDFPDRMVQVRKELEEIDKQRLAENN comes from the coding sequence ATGATGTTATTTCTCGCCTTGATGTGGTTGTACGAACCGTGGTTCTATCAGCGATACATCGTGAGTGATGACATCAATGACATCAAAAAAAGAAACTTCACCATCGTCGGACACAAAGGTGCCTCTGGGGTCGCTCCAGAAAACACCTTGGCGGCCTTTCAAAAAGCCATGGACATGGGGGCAGACATGGTAGAGATAGATGTGCACTACACCCTTGATGGAGAAGTGGTGGTCTTTCACGACGAAGACGTAGATCGCACCACCAATGGAACCGGGAAAATCCACAAAATGACACTCGAAGAGGTAAAAAAGCTCGATGCAGGATCGTGGTTTGGTGATCACGAACAGTACCGTGGAGAGAGAATACCTACACTCCAAGAGACGCTTGACCTCATACATGGCAAAATGGAATGCGTCATTGACATCAAATCAAAAGGTCATGAATACTACGACGGGTTCGCTAAACGTGTGGTCGAAATCATCGAAGAAAAAGGAGCCAAAGACTGGGCTGTCGTACAGGCCTATGATGAAGCCTATCTTGAAGAAGCCTATGAGGCTGATTCTACCATTCAACTCAAGAAAATCATGATGGGTGAAGATGAAACCCACCTACTGGCTTTCTACATCAACGCCAAGACCTTCACGGATCACCGCAACAAGCATGAGTTTTTTGGCACCCTCAACCCACACTTCACCACGCTTTCCCAGCGCAGATTGTTTCGTTTCAAAGCACGGGGATACAAAGTATTCACCTATGTAGTCAACGAGCGTGAAGACATGATCAAAATGCTCAACATGGGAGTTGATGGCATCATCACGGACTTTCCAGACAGGATGGTTCAAGTCCGAAAAGAGCTTGAGGAGATCGATAAACAGCGTTTGGCAGAAAACAACTAG
- the fabF gene encoding beta-ketoacyl-ACP synthase II, which yields MSEKRVVVTGMGAVTPLGNDVKTFWENAVKGTSGAAKITRFNPEKFKTQFACEVKNFDPKLRLDRNEIKRTDLYSQYGIDAAIQAIEDSGFDFSAMDPFDVGVVWGTGQGGLETLEKEVQNYTTNGFEPKFNPFLIPKMLGNMAGGMIALRYGFMGINFSTVSACATSNTSIMDAMNYIKLGKAKIIVTGGSEAPVTEASIGGFSAMKALSTRNDSPETASRPYDPDRDGFVMGEGGGALVLEDYDHAKARGAHIYAELVGASMTNDAYHMTATHPEGLGAYQAMKLALNEGKITPSEVDYINTHSTSTPVGDISEPQAIRRLMDGHDNNASISGTKSMTGHLLGAAGVVEAILSIHSITHNIIPPTINTESIDPVIGDDLDIVIREAREKEVKVAMSNTFGFGGHNGIALFKEFA from the coding sequence ATGTCAGAAAAAAGAGTAGTAGTAACAGGAATGGGAGCCGTCACTCCCCTAGGTAATGATGTCAAGACTTTTTGGGAAAACGCCGTAAAAGGCACCAGTGGAGCAGCCAAAATCACACGGTTCAACCCTGAGAAGTTCAAAACCCAATTTGCCTGTGAAGTCAAAAATTTTGATCCCAAACTACGCCTCGATCGCAACGAAATCAAACGTACTGACCTCTACTCCCAATACGGAATTGACGCGGCGATTCAAGCCATCGAAGACTCTGGATTTGATTTTTCAGCCATGGACCCCTTTGATGTAGGAGTCGTATGGGGCACTGGACAAGGCGGACTGGAAACCTTGGAAAAGGAAGTCCAAAACTATACTACCAACGGTTTCGAGCCTAAATTCAATCCCTTCCTCATACCAAAGATGCTTGGCAACATGGCGGGAGGTATGATCGCTCTTCGCTATGGATTCATGGGCATCAACTTCTCCACGGTATCGGCCTGCGCCACCTCCAACACCTCCATCATGGATGCCATGAACTACATCAAACTCGGCAAAGCCAAGATCATTGTCACTGGCGGATCAGAGGCTCCCGTGACCGAGGCGTCTATTGGCGGGTTCAGCGCCATGAAAGCTCTCTCTACCAGAAACGACTCCCCTGAAACAGCTTCTCGACCCTACGACCCTGACCGTGACGGATTCGTGATGGGAGAAGGTGGCGGAGCACTTGTACTCGAAGACTATGACCATGCCAAAGCTCGTGGCGCACACATCTATGCAGAACTCGTCGGCGCATCAATGACCAATGATGCCTACCATATGACTGCCACTCACCCCGAAGGGTTGGGCGCATATCAAGCCATGAAACTGGCACTAAACGAAGGAAAGATCACCCCCTCCGAAGTAGACTACATCAACACCCACTCTACCTCTACCCCGGTAGGCGACATCAGTGAGCCGCAAGCCATCCGTCGCTTGATGGATGGACACGACAACAACGCATCCATCAGTGGCACCAAATCCATGACAGGCCACTTGCTCGGAGCGGCTGGAGTCGTAGAAGCAATCCTATCGATCCACAGCATCACACACAACATCATCCCGCCAACTATCAACACCGAATCGATCGACCCTGTAATCGGAGATGATCTCGATATCGTCATCCGAGAAGCCCGCGAAAAAGAAGTAAAAGTAGCCATGAGCAACACCTTCGGTTTTGGAGGGCACAACGGGATCGCACTGTTCAAAGAGTTCGCCTAA
- a CDS encoding sensor histidine kinase KdpD, which produces MDIDVKTLFLLFSAGNFIALLFFAAYTLLYGDRTPILLLFICAKTLATIQWMFFALRGTIHHDYSIVLANILLIFSLFFEIYCISYAKQTFDLKHFLRLNIIPVGISLFFFVFAGHPSHIRVLIGSAIVAIYFLGGGINILLGRHNTRIQKIIGLAYFLVALFFVFRSFWALSADTSIALLTDSHVQVISYILLFLVSSPMSIALLLILKEQDNLQLQYLNQSKDKFYSIIAHDLRGPLSNLLQLGDLIHDEQYKYDETSRNTLITSAFKNAKLTYNLLDSLLEWASANSGLMTYAPRQLSLESMAEECINFYTLKAEAKNITLINSLRPTSSVYADYDMTLTVLRNLLSNALKFTPKGGTIEFIAQEGPEHYLSIGVKDSGIGMSQEIIEQVFSLKILTSTTGVENEKGFGLGLKLCKDFVTRNKGGIWIDSKLGQGSTVWFSLPVARKNRP; this is translated from the coding sequence ATGGATATTGACGTCAAAACGTTGTTTCTCTTGTTTTCGGCTGGCAATTTCATTGCACTCCTGTTTTTTGCAGCATACACGCTACTCTATGGGGACCGTACTCCTATCCTACTTCTCTTCATTTGTGCCAAAACTCTTGCGACGATCCAGTGGATGTTCTTTGCCTTACGTGGGACTATCCACCACGACTATTCCATTGTGCTCGCCAATATACTATTGATTTTCTCCCTCTTCTTTGAGATCTACTGCATCAGCTACGCCAAGCAAACCTTCGACCTCAAGCATTTCCTCAGGCTCAATATCATCCCTGTCGGAATCAGCCTCTTCTTTTTTGTATTTGCAGGACACCCCTCTCACATCCGTGTTTTGATCGGCTCGGCGATAGTCGCGATCTACTTTCTCGGAGGAGGTATCAATATCCTACTTGGACGTCACAATACCCGCATCCAAAAAATCATCGGACTGGCTTACTTCCTCGTTGCCTTATTTTTTGTCTTTCGATCGTTTTGGGCCCTCTCCGCAGACACCTCTATCGCCCTCCTGACCGACTCCCATGTACAGGTCATCAGTTATATCCTTCTCTTTCTGGTATCCTCCCCCATGTCGATTGCCTTGCTATTGATACTCAAAGAGCAAGACAACCTACAACTCCAGTACCTCAATCAAAGCAAAGACAAGTTTTACTCCATCATTGCCCATGACCTCCGTGGCCCTCTGAGCAATCTACTCCAACTGGGAGACCTCATCCACGACGAACAATACAAATACGACGAAACGAGCCGCAACACACTCATTACTTCTGCCTTCAAAAATGCCAAACTCACCTACAACTTGCTCGATAGTCTCCTCGAATGGGCCAGTGCCAATTCGGGACTCATGACCTACGCGCCACGGCAACTCTCACTCGAATCGATGGCCGAAGAATGCATCAACTTCTATACGCTCAAAGCAGAAGCCAAAAACATCACGCTCATCAATTCGCTCCGTCCAACATCCTCAGTCTACGCAGACTATGACATGACCCTCACGGTGCTGCGCAACTTACTATCCAATGCCCTGAAGTTCACCCCGAAGGGAGGCACTATTGAATTCATCGCTCAAGAAGGACCAGAACACTACCTATCAATAGGTGTCAAGGACTCCGGTATAGGCATGAGTCAAGAAATCATTGAGCAAGTATTTAGTTTAAAAATACTAACCAGTACTACCGGAGTAGAAAACGAAAAAGGTTTTGGCTTGGGCCTGAAACTGTGCAAGGATTTTGTCACCAGAAACAAGGGAGGAATCTGGATCGATAGCAAACTTGGACAGGGGAGCACCGTCTGGTTTAGTCTACCAGTGGCTCGAAAAAATCGCCCCTAA
- a CDS encoding SulP family inorganic anion transporter has product MFELIKNKTKNAKNDILSGITVALALVPEAVAFAFVADIDPLIGLYGAFMVGLVTALFGGRPGMISGATGALAVVMVSLVKEGNDMMPGVESAGVQYLFATLVVMGLLQMAAGVFKLGKFVRLIPHPVMLGFVNGLAIVIFLSQLGMFKMGGEWLPTSDLMTMLGLVAVTMGIMFGLPKLTSKVPAGLVAIVAVSLIVIFGGIDTATVQSFVQASGGEGIKGGLPSFMIPQIPLTWETLVFIFPYALILAAIGLIESLMTLTLIDEITETRGSSNRECIAQGGANILNGFFGGMGGCAMIGQSMINVNSGGRGRLSGVVAALMLLSFILFLSPYIEQIPIAALVGVMFMVVIGTFAWSSFRILHKIPLADAFVLVLVSGVTVIFDLAIAVVCGVIVSALVFAWQNATKIRARKTIKEDGTKVYEIWGPLFFGSVTGFNSKFTLSEDPDKVEIDFIDSKVSDHSGVEAIQNIVNKYEEAGKSLKLKHLSPDCKNILMKANPKFEEIILSDVDDPRYYVMAEGVGIQG; this is encoded by the coding sequence ATGTTTGAATTGATTAAGAACAAAACCAAGAATGCCAAGAATGATATTTTGTCCGGAATCACGGTTGCTTTGGCTCTCGTGCCTGAGGCTGTAGCATTTGCTTTCGTGGCGGACATTGATCCTTTGATTGGGTTGTACGGTGCGTTTATGGTAGGGCTGGTCACAGCATTGTTTGGCGGTAGACCCGGGATGATCTCAGGTGCTACAGGAGCACTCGCTGTGGTGATGGTGTCTCTGGTCAAGGAAGGCAATGATATGATGCCGGGAGTCGAGAGCGCAGGAGTTCAGTATTTGTTTGCGACCTTGGTGGTCATGGGATTGCTGCAGATGGCTGCTGGTGTATTCAAACTCGGCAAGTTTGTGCGTTTGATTCCGCATCCTGTGATGCTTGGTTTTGTCAATGGCTTGGCCATTGTAATCTTTCTGTCTCAGTTGGGGATGTTCAAGATGGGAGGCGAATGGCTCCCTACGTCAGATTTGATGACCATGCTGGGCTTGGTAGCGGTGACTATGGGTATCATGTTTGGATTGCCTAAGCTCACTTCGAAGGTGCCCGCAGGGTTGGTTGCCATTGTAGCGGTATCCTTGATTGTCATTTTTGGAGGTATTGATACTGCTACTGTACAGTCGTTTGTGCAGGCGAGTGGAGGAGAAGGGATCAAGGGTGGTTTGCCGTCGTTTATGATTCCGCAGATTCCACTGACCTGGGAGACTTTGGTGTTTATCTTTCCTTATGCGCTGATCCTAGCGGCGATTGGTTTGATTGAGTCATTGATGACATTGACACTCATCGATGAGATCACAGAGACACGTGGTAGTAGCAACAGGGAGTGTATTGCTCAAGGTGGCGCGAATATATTGAATGGTTTTTTTGGAGGGATGGGAGGCTGTGCCATGATTGGGCAGTCTATGATCAATGTCAACTCGGGAGGGAGAGGTCGCCTCTCAGGTGTCGTGGCAGCTTTGATGCTGTTGTCATTCATTTTGTTTTTGTCTCCATACATTGAGCAGATCCCAATTGCGGCATTGGTGGGGGTCATGTTTATGGTAGTGATTGGTACTTTTGCTTGGTCGAGTTTTAGAATCCTGCACAAAATCCCATTGGCGGATGCCTTTGTATTGGTCTTGGTATCTGGAGTGACCGTGATCTTCGATTTGGCTATTGCGGTCGTATGTGGTGTGATTGTATCTGCCTTGGTCTTTGCATGGCAAAATGCAACTAAGATCCGTGCACGCAAAACCATCAAAGAGGATGGTACCAAAGTGTATGAAATTTGGGGACCATTGTTTTTTGGATCTGTGACAGGGTTCAATTCCAAGTTTACCCTTAGCGAAGATCCGGACAAGGTGGAGATTGATTTCATCGATTCGAAAGTTTCCGACCATTCGGGAGTAGAAGCCATTCAAAATATAGTAAACAAGTACGAAGAGGCAGGGAAGTCACTGAAGCTGAAACATCTCAGCCCTGATTGTAAAAACATATTGATGAAAGCCAATCCGAAATTTGAAGAGATCATCCTCTCAGATGTGGATGACCCAAGATACTATGTGATGGCCGAAGGAGTTGGTATCCAAGGATAA
- a CDS encoding SET domain-containing protein, protein MIHPKTELKFINDVVGYGVFATQLIPEGTIVYVKDSLELVIAPNEYRQHNHEMREVIDKYSYIDESGNRIVSWDFAKYVNHCCNCNSISTGYGFEIAIRDIHPGEQITDEYGIFNIDQEMELVCGESCCRKKIALDDFDKHYEAWDAKIKKSIAQLPQVAQPLMGFVNEETREELDRYFANADQYKSVYALKYHGDLYVEQDRTPIATLPLDNHMAPSAMAR, encoded by the coding sequence ATGATTCATCCTAAAACAGAACTAAAATTCATCAACGATGTGGTGGGATACGGGGTATTCGCCACTCAACTCATCCCTGAGGGGACGATCGTGTATGTCAAAGACAGTTTGGAGCTGGTCATCGCTCCCAATGAATACCGACAACACAACCATGAAATGCGAGAAGTCATTGACAAATACTCGTACATCGACGAATCTGGCAACAGAATCGTAAGCTGGGACTTTGCCAAGTATGTCAACCACTGTTGCAACTGCAACAGCATCAGTACAGGCTATGGATTTGAGATCGCCATACGAGACATCCACCCAGGCGAACAGATCACGGATGAATACGGGATATTCAACATCGACCAAGAAATGGAATTGGTCTGTGGGGAATCGTGCTGTCGCAAAAAAATCGCACTCGATGATTTTGACAAACACTACGAAGCATGGGATGCGAAGATCAAAAAATCGATCGCTCAACTCCCTCAAGTAGCACAGCCTCTTATGGGCTTTGTCAATGAAGAGACTAGAGAAGAACTGGACCGCTATTTTGCGAATGCAGACCAATACAAATCCGTCTATGCGCTCAAGTACCATGGCGACCTATATGTCGAGCAGGATCGTACACCCATCGCTACTCTACCGCTAGACAACCACATGGCTCCATCAGCCATGGCTAGATAA
- a CDS encoding DUF1080 domain-containing protein: MKSILNSHGFLAMVLAGVFISCQESKWEPLFDADMTQWDTYLSYKHQYGYQGAVPLDEDSVEIPPVGLNPEGYGVFQMVEQDGEPVLQVSGEYYGCAISKVAYDNYHFRIQVKWGDKQWPPREHLLKDAGILYHSIGEPGVEYWRSWMLSQEFQIMEGHMGDYWSQATSAIDIRAYIPEGVMSPVADVSQPFLPMGQGQESGGYCMRSANHEVAGEWTTLDLICFEDKSVHIVNGQIVMVLRHSRYEKDGQMTPLIRGKIQLQSEAAEVYYKGAEIRPLEAMPPAYAALFD, encoded by the coding sequence ATGAAATCAATTTTGAATAGTCACGGTTTTTTAGCCATGGTTTTGGCCGGAGTCTTCATCAGTTGTCAAGAATCGAAGTGGGAGCCGCTCTTTGATGCGGACATGACACAGTGGGATACCTATCTCAGCTACAAGCATCAGTATGGTTATCAGGGAGCAGTGCCTCTAGACGAGGACAGTGTGGAGATTCCGCCGGTGGGACTCAACCCCGAAGGCTACGGTGTTTTCCAAATGGTTGAGCAAGATGGGGAACCCGTACTACAAGTCAGTGGTGAATACTACGGATGTGCGATCAGCAAAGTAGCGTATGACAACTATCACTTTAGGATACAGGTCAAATGGGGAGACAAGCAATGGCCACCAAGAGAGCATTTGCTCAAGGACGCCGGGATATTGTACCACTCCATTGGCGAACCTGGTGTGGAGTATTGGCGGAGCTGGATGTTGTCGCAGGAGTTTCAGATCATGGAGGGGCACATGGGAGACTATTGGAGTCAGGCCACTTCGGCCATTGACATCCGAGCATATATTCCAGAGGGAGTCATGAGTCCTGTAGCGGATGTGAGTCAGCCTTTTTTGCCCATGGGGCAGGGTCAAGAGAGCGGAGGCTACTGCATGCGTAGTGCCAATCATGAAGTAGCAGGAGAGTGGACGACTTTGGATTTGATATGCTTTGAAGACAAGAGTGTCCATATAGTCAATGGGCAGATCGTCATGGTGCTGCGTCACTCAAGGTACGAGAAGGATGGCCAGATGACCCCTCTGATCCGAGGCAAGATACAGCTCCAAAGTGAAGCGGCTGAAGTGTACTACAAAGGAGCGGAGATTCGACCATTGGAAGCCATGCCGCCAGCCTATGCTGCGTTATTTGATTGA